In Centroberyx gerrardi isolate f3 chromosome 14, fCenGer3.hap1.cur.20231027, whole genome shotgun sequence, the genomic stretch tttgtgtctaGCAACTGATGAAACAGTGGAGCACAGGGGAGGAGACAAGCCGGGTCCTCGCCTTCCTGGGCCTCAACAAAATCTGCAGACACAAACAGGAGACATACCTGAACCCTATTCTCAAGGTGAGCTAAATGGTTTGGAAAGTATTAGAGGAATAGAAGTGTGAGGCTGCATGCTGGATGTAAAATGGACTGGAACAGTGAATTTGCTGAGAGTAATTGCATGACAAAGTTCTTGGTTGAAATACTATATCATAAAGCAAGAGAGCTATACTGCAGTGTGTTAGTATccttttcaatttcattttgattCCAAACGCCCAAAATCAAATCTAGTTTATCTACCTAACTAGTGCTGAATCATGTTAACTGCAGTACTCTGATCCGCCCTgcttactattttttttctttctctctttagcAAATGTACATCTCCTATGTACAGAACTGCAAGTTCACGTCTCCCAACGTGCTGCCCATGGTCAACTTCATGCAGCGAACTCTGACAGAGATGTACTCCCTGGACACACAGGCCTCTTACCAGCACGCTTTTATCTACATCCGACAGCTGGCCATCCACCTCAGGAACGCCATGACCATGAAGAAAAAGGTTAGCACACAGCCCTCAAAGCTTAATTTGCCTCTTCTCATcaattgtgtgtatttgttgatATAGATGGTCTCCTTTTGGAAAGCTCTGAAGAGaaaccaaagacaaatttgAGATGCTCTCTTGGATAATAGGGATGCAAATATTTGAATACTACACAACAATCACAAACTCCAATTTTCTCTAAGTGTACCTTGAAAATTGGAACTATCAGAGCTACCCCACAAATTTGGCATTACATTCTCAGTCCTCTAGACTGATTTTAAGAATTGTTTTCATCACTAAGGAAGTGTGCTAGTACTTTTCTAGGTGATGGTGTGGGGggtatgcatgattggagtgtgTGAAACCATGTTGACTTttaaaactccacctgttatcaagtgctgtggtagcacagtgttgttatAACTAAGAGAATcgcaaaacaaaatgtttaattcatgCGTTGACTTGACAATTAGAAAATCATGTGAGGACATACCACACACCAGCCTGgagttggttgatgcttgtttgacttctaccatactgcctggtgtatgagCTCACACGGATTTCACTTATGCAGGGCTCTGCGCTGCCTAAACTATGCATACCCTAATTCCTCTAAGCTGTGTTAACTGCACCCAGAGCTACAAACgaacacacagagcccggcTCCTGAGCACCTAATGTGACACTGagtctgcttgtgtgttttctgtaggAGACGTACCAGTCGGTGTATAACTGGCAGTATATCCACTGCCTCTACCTATGGTGTCGGGTCCTCAGCACCCTGCACCCCAGTGATGTTCTCCACCCCCTCATCTATCCACTGTGCCAAGTCATAATAGGCACCGTCAAGTGAGTATATACGCACTTTATTAAAACACAATGTTAAAGCCTTTCTGCACATTACACCATATACAATAGCAATGTGCAAAACTACAGATTTTTGTAGTTAATTTTGTTACTATAAACAAGTAATCCATTATGAGGCGTTTAACTTATCAGTCTCAGTCTGCTATTTATTATAGGCATTTTTAGCCACAGTACAGTGTTTATTATCATTGGTTAGACTAATTTCAGTACAGTTAGGTTTGTTTGTAGGTCGATCAGTTTGCAAGGCAAGGAATACCTTTTTATTTCTATTCAGTTTGagataaaagaaaatcaaaaaaaaaaaaacaaaggctcACCAACTGCCAAATTTGAAAGTCAAGTATGAGCTTCACAATCGTGTAATTAATTACTCAGAGACTTCAATAACGGCACAGGAAACGTACCTTTTTTTTGTCCATCGGCCACTTGCAGTTGTTACCTGCAAGGCAGTTTTTTAGGCTGGCATTCATTTCCCATCTTTATctctaatatacagtataagatCATATCACTGACCAGTGTGAAACTACACTTGTTGCTCTACAGTTTGCCACCAGCAGGTGGAGATATTGACCACTGTTTTCTCTGAGCAGGCTGGTTCCCACATCAAGATACTATCCTCTGAGGATGCACTGTTGCAGAGCCCTCACCCTCCTGTCTAGCAGCACCAACACATTTGTACCTGTTCTGCCTTTCCTGTTGGAGGTAAGACTCCATGCCATCTCCAGTAACCACCATTCGCCTGGGATAACTGTTGATCTGACAGGATCAGTGCAATTTGTGCAGAGTTATGTGGATAGTCAAGTTTCCAGTGGCCTAATCCCAAACCTTTCCCACAGCCAATTATGTAGCTACTGCCTGAAACACTTCAAACAACTTTAAATGATGTAGAACAAATTGCAGCCAGTCGCTTGGTTTTGTCACAAATGGAAACAATGAAAGGTAGATGTGATGAAATGTTCCGTCGGTGGTTGGCTGTGGAAAAACATCAGTGGTGTATGAAATGCATTTTGGTCTCAACGGCTAACTACTGAACAGGCTCAGGAGGAAGCACATCTAAGTCTAggacttgtgtgtatgtgtgtgagagagacacctTTGTTATCAGACCAATCACAGGTCACCAACTGTCAACATTTTCCCTGGGTTGTGTGTTAAGCACGTGAttatgcggtgtgtgtgtgtttttgtgtgcaaatgtgtgtaagtgtttaTGTTGGTGTGGAGCGCTGTTGTGGTTTGCCGGAGAGGAGCAGTGTGTTGGCGACAACGACTAGCTCGGCCCACTGGGAGTGGTCAGTgtagtgtgtgtctgcgtgtgcgtgcatgtgcgagtatgtgtgcgtgcagcAGTTTGACCAAAGCGATAAAGGCAAGGTTGTGGTTTACACTCTGTTCCTAACGCGCTGTGCAGACCACATCCTCTCTGCCTATGGCGTACCCCCCACCTCCTTTCCCCACACACTCAAAGACCCCCCCAACAGCAAGCCGTGTTTATTTGTGACGCAcgccatttcctgtgttttttctccttcaCTGTTCCCCTCGTTAAAGGCAGGCTGAGGTACGCTGCTACTGTTTTAATtagagcagcagaagcagccccttcctcctgtgtgtatgtgtatatgtgcgtgtgtgtgtgtgtgtgttctcgcATCTCCAAGGGGGGTGTATGATTTGGAGCTTCCTGCTTCAGTAgctgtgcttttgtttgtgtgtgtgtgtgtgcgtgtatcaGGGTTGGCCCATGCCTTCCCACTTCCCCCTGGCTCCCCCGCAGACCGCCACCACATCCTATGTTTGTACAGACAGCACCGGCCAGGAGCGTTGCTCTGCTCCGCACACAGAGCACATTAacgacctcacacacacacgcacgcatgcacacacacacacacactaacacgtagaaacagagagatacagagagtcAGAAATAGTTGTATACACATATGAAACACAGAAATTCACTTGCACACTTTGGGCAGATGTGAAACCTAAACCTGGTAGACAAATAGTCCGCACGTTGCCTAGAATGTACTTTCTCAGACTAAGATAGAAATATAACTTCTCAGTAACATTTCAGTATGGAAGGATCAACTGTGTAGAATGATAATAGTTGTCTTGCAAATTTAAGGGCCAATATAGACACATAGTTGGTATTATAAACTGTAGGTGGGGTTGTTTTCTTGGCTTCatgcagtttatttatttttttgtggcaTTATATTACGGGAGAGTCATTTCACtgggaaatgaaaagaaaatgttcatTTATATATGCTTGGACTTCTAGGCCCATAACAGGACAGTTCTGTTCCTTGAAGATGATGTGCATGGCTCTAATATACCAATAAAATTTGTAATTTCTGAGCACTTCAGTCTGAGTTAAACTATTGCTTTATGCCTTTTCTTTATAGATCTTCCAACAAGTGGACTTCAACAAGAAGCCGGGGCGCATGAGCAAGAAACCCATCAACTTTGCAGTCATCCTGAAGCTCAGCAAGGTCAACCTAATGGAGAAGGCCTACAGGGTAAGTACTGCTGGCTAAGATCTTCTTCCAGCACAGAGCATATTGTAGGCAGAATGAGAAATGTGTTCGGCATGATGCTACCATACAGATGCACAGTGCATGCTGCTGTCGGTGCCCATGCTGATGGTCATTCTTACACTGagaaggagcagcagctgaTCAGATCAGTGGTTCAGGTCCTGGTTAATGTATTTTCACATTGCTCCCTGACACTGTGtgttagcctgtgtgtgtgcataagggGATTGAGGGCAGCGCTGAAAGCCCCTTGTCAGGGCTCTAACACTGGCCCTAAGTCGCCACGCTCAGCGCCATTGCCAAGAGGATTGCCACACGGCCCTCTGGGATTATCCCTCACACTCCGCTCGCTCGGTCTGTTTTCACTGCTGTCACCTGGGGCGGCTGCCGCCACCACCCCCTACCTGGTAGACTCACCCAAGACCTGGCTAAACAAGCACCAATCTGTCTGATCATTAACAGCTATCATCGTTTCACATAATGATAGGCTATAAAAGCTTTTGTTCATGTCAGGAACAGAGTAGAATAAGCTTCCAGTAGATGAAGTGATAACTTGTTGTTGCCAAGTgggtttttaattaaatgtgaAGCACTCAATATTGTGCTGTCAAAATGACGCTGTAAATATTTCCAACCAATATTGATTCTTCTTGGCCTAATATGTTGACTAGGGACCAGAGGGTTAATTCCTAGTGCGTGGCGGGCAGACTCAGAGTAATCTGTGAAACCCCTCTGGTTACAAGCCATAGGTGACAGAATTCAGGTGATGGATGGAGGCTAAGCTGGtttacagaaaatccaaagcTGATGGTGGtctgtgtcacacacatgcatggctATCATGATTCTCATGTAACATGTTAGGCTGACACAGATCTTAGTCTTGATGCACTTTGGTCTCTCTAATCCTGCACCAAGTTTAATTGCACACCAAGGATAACTTCATGAAAATGCAACACCTCTTCGCTGCCATTTATTTGTCATTGAGGAAAATCATATATTACAGTTTTGCATGTCCATGTGAGTGTTGGTTGTGAAtcatgctgttgctgctgcatttcAGGAGGGGTTGATAGACCAGTTGTATGACCTGATCCTGGAGTATTTCCACACTCAGGCCGGCTCCATCGGTTTCCCAGAGCTCGCCCTGCCCACCATCATTCAGGTAACACAGCCTTTGGTTTGCCTCCCGTCTCTACCCTTAGGCAAGATTCACACTTTGAAGTCATTCATCACTCATCGACTGCTGATACAATTTTTTTCTTTAGTGAATTCTTAAGTAGTAGATATGTAAATTAGGCAGTCACCGTAGTTCAGGAATAAAATGCTTCATTCACACAGCCTAATCGATTGGCTTACATAGATATGAATAGTAGGTGTGAACTGAACAATTGATGAAAACAAATGGCTATTGTGTTTGCtgaagaaagacaaacaaattgCAAAAATGTTTGTGGGTAGCATGAAAGCAATATATATTGAACTGCCCTAAAAGAAGAggcaaatgtttatttttttccctgagaCCAACCCTTACCAACTGGTTCATTTTATTGCAGAAGCCAGGTAACCACAGTAATTGTGGATTTTTTTGATGAGGGAATTAGATAAAGCTTACTTGTAGATTTGTATGCTGTAGGAAGTGGTCAATGGTCTTAATCAGCTGCCAGTCTAAGAACGATAAGGGGGGGAAATGGTGAGCGTGGTTACTAATGACTAAATCATGTCTTTGTCTCTTGGGCCCACTGCCTGGTAGTCAGTAACACACATGCAGTATTCAGGCCAGTGTTtcttttacattcatttagctgTGGTGTCACCCCAcagctagaaaaatgtaaattcaaTGAAAATGTATCATCTAGCCTTTTTATCATCTGGCTTTTTGCTCAACTCGCctccaaaacacaacacagtttTGTCCATATATCATCATATGAATATGCAAATACGAACCATTCTTAAACTGCAGCGCCTACTAGAACTGATCCAGAAACGGGCCCAAGAGCGAATCTGGGTCTCGGAACCTAAAATTAccccctctccacacacatacataatgtTACAGGACACATTGATTAAAGCCTTACAGAATTGCAgaacattacatttatttaatatAAACAAATAAGGAAGCAGTGGCAGATCGTGTAGCTTCATTCTCAGGACCTGCACCTGTCTGAATAGATGATTCAGGGTTTGGCGTGCCTCAGGTTTTGCCAGACTGACTCTGCCCGCCTCGAGGGAAACGTACCGCAAGCCCTCCGCTGCTCTGCCTGAATATACCGTATGGGTGGATCGGATGATCATTTACACGGGCTCCTTCTTTctcatcctccccctccctctccctggccCCTACAGCTGAAAGCGTTCCTGAAGGAATGCAAAGTGGCCAATTACTGCAAGCCGGTGCGCCAGCTGCTGGAGAAGGTACAGGAGAACAGCAGCCACATCACAGGCCGGAGACAGAGGGCCGCCTTCGGAGTGGCCGACGCCACCgctgtggtgagtgtgtgtgagtgagtgagcgagagagagagagagagagagagaggggacagggaAGGACCATTCCTTTCCTCTGCATGTTTTATGGGTTGCCATTCCAGatttcacctcctccacctatATTGTATTTCTTGTCAGTGTGGCTGTTCTGTGTCCTAATCCTAATATATTCATGTATTTGTGAATCTTgaaattaattttgaaaaattagAAAATGAGTTGTAATGCAAACATGTAGTTGTAAGTAAGCAGTCGTAAATgcacttgtttttttaatcttgaGCTGAAAATTTcccatcagcacacacacttatgcaggTGTGTAACAACTGACAATGTAATAGCTAccacataatgtaataacttaaaaacaaaaaaaaagtaataaaatggcTCTATAAATGgggtgaaaatgtaataaatggaCAAATGATAGAATAACATCATGTTATTACATTACCTGGTGAGTATTACTACACGTGTAACAATTTAATAATATTGGCCAATAATGTAGTATCTCATATAGAATAAGAAGAATCTAATAAGTCAAGTTATAACATTAATCAGTATTATTATATCATCAGTTCAAAATATGTTACAGCCCTGATAAGTCATAATTGcgggttaatgtaataatgtgatgttaatTTATTACGATTTACAATGGTCATATATTACGTTTACAGGTTTTATCACATTTCCGACCCATTTAGAGCGACGTTTTTATTACTTTGTGATAAGTTATTAGATTATCTGACAgtcattacattatcagttacTACAAGGTGTTAATCAGTTCAATAATCACTAGTAAACATATGAGCATTAACTCTTGCTGCGCTGCAGTATACCTCCTCTGTGCATGAGAAGGGCTCCAGACTCCATCGTATGTGTAAGCACTTGTTGCCTCCTAAGTTAAACCTGTGAAGAGGCTGCACCGTGTACAAATGGATCAGATACATAAACCCAGCTGAATCTGACTTGGAAAAGACTACACATCAAAAGCCCGGTCTGTTCAGATATCACAGTAACGCTCCTTTGAGTTCTGTTAGACCTGCTATTTCTCAGGTGAGCATCAGTGCAGGtgattttgcactttttttcactttcacgaTTTGGGCCAGGAggtcaaagaaaaaataaacactttttaataaattaagTAATTTATTACTCTAAATTGTTTACAGCAATTGCAAAATGCAACAGAAAAATGGCTGAACcaatgttttacttttttgatgcttatttttcaaagtaaatcattgtgaatacatttgaaatgtatgtaaaaattTCAGTGTTGTACAAGTATAATTTGATGCACTTTGTAATTGTATTTATAGATGAGCCCTCATAACTGATAGCTCttctgtaaatgtaattagttgtaacatgaggggaaaaaaaaaaaaaacagagtggaAATTCAGGAGGCTCATAAGTCTCTCCATGATCCTTCTTGCTAATACATAAATCAGACCTGATGAGGGTTTGTCAGCATTTTGCCAGCATACAGGCTAGGTGCTGCCAGCTGTTATTGTGGGCATGGTGTTTGCGATAATTGTCGCTAATTAACAATCAGCCAGCTCAATCCACTTGACTTTGAAATTGCTGATAAATGGTACAGGATACTGTTAAAAGGAAACTGTTGCTtccacaaagaaagaaacagacctTTACTTTTTGCTTTTAAAATTTGAAGTAGCCGTTGCCATGTTTGCTTTCGGTGGTGTCCAACCAAATTGGtcagaaaaaacacaaggagGCCCAGATGAGCCAGAGGCTGCAGGCCATCGGGCAATCTGTCCTGTCACACCCTCCAGGCAGGGACTGATAATGCAGGGCACTTCCCTATGTAAACTCTGAGCCTGGTTAAGAATGACCCTGTGGTTATTGGAAGCTCTTATGGGCTTTTCAACCAGAGGCGCCTCTGCCTTAATGAGCAGccattagagtgtgtgtgtgtgtgtgtgtgtgtgtgtgtgtgtgtgtgtgtgtgtgtgtgtgtgtgaacctcaGAGTCCATTTTCTGTGTTGGACTTGCTCTCTCTGTATGCTACCTGtccacagtcacacactctTTCATGTGGCTTTGTCTGTCTCCGCTGAGAGCCTTGACACGTACTGCCGATGAATATTTAAGAGCGTTTAAGGATGAAATTAAAGAGGAGGGTCTTTGTGTAATTTAGCTgatgagaaaatgtgtgtgcgtgcacacacaagtgtgtgttgacaaagtacaacagacagacagcacggCACCGTGGCAGCGCCAGCCTCTGTCGCCACAGCTCTCCGCTCAGCGGAGGCTGTCGCCATGGCATCCATTCCCCGGCATTGTGGCATTGGTAGAGGTGTCACCGCAGGCGAGGGAAAGGGGAcagccctgctgctgctgcggaaAAGGCCACGGCCCCCCTCCGGCCACCAGCACCCCACTGACATGTCACCCAAACTGAGAGCTAGCCTAATTAATGATGCACTGCTTCTATCCAGGTCGCACTCTCTTGTCCATGTCTTCTGtttcttgtctttctcactttctttctaatcctcttcttttcttccttcttctcgtTTGTTTTCCTGTCTCCTCCTTGTTTGTTGGTCAGTTAGGATACTTGGAAGAAACAGGATATACATGAAAGAACAGCCAAAACAattgtttcttgttttgtttgtctgggTTTTGGAAGCTAGGCAGACTTCAAAAGGAGCTTTCAATTTTCGTCCtcttgtcctgtcctctcctttgtGTACAGCGTCGCCCATCTTAATAGACGCACGGCAAATTGCGGTAAATGCGTTAGGCTAACGGGCGGAGGAGGCCGTGGTCTATACGCTCTATTGGATTTGTTGGTCAGATAATGCGATTGAGCCTAATCAATATCGTCCACAAAGACCTTTAGGGGAAGGCTGGAGAAGATCCGCTGGTCTCCCCTTTCAGACaccctcactctgtctctcttcctctctcatctgactctcatcactctctctatttcagtctgtccatctgtctctctcctggccAGTTGATGTTATGTTGTGGTGGAAAGCCCCATGTAGGCACATCATTTTAGCGCCAGGATGAACCTTTTATGAATGGCTTCTCTCACTGGATTCTGAAAAATATtgtccatccacacacacacatacataagacACACACCAAGAGTTTGACGACTGTGTCCTCTGTATCAGGCGGCTTGGGAGAAGCAGGTCCAGGAGGAAGGCACTCCTCTCACCAGGTACTACAGCCAGTGGAAGAAGCTGAGGGAGAAGGAGATCCAGCTGGAGATCTCTGGCAAAGAGAGGGTAACTATCCAAACCGCTAACATCTGCCTTGTCCATCCCAGCCATTATGAATCATTCCTTGCTATTGCCTTATAAATGTCGGCATTACTCACAAGAATTGAATCCTTTGCATCTATTCTGAAACAGTTGTGTTGCATGGTGGAACATTTTCCGTGGCAATGTTGAGTGGTTTTctgtgatcatcatcatcatcatcatctaagCAGGCTTGTGTACTGACCCTGTCTTTGTCGTTTGTAAAGATGGAGGACCTGGACCTCCCTGAGATCAAACGCAAGAAGATTCAGGACAAGAAGGCAGAGGACAAGAAGGAGTTCAAGGATCTGTTTGAGTCCGACAGCAGCTCGGACGATGACGGTCCGGGGCTCAAAATGAAAGGTAAGccgtctctgtcactctctctctctcgcatacACTTTTTCACTCGCACACAGAGAAAATTATTTGTTGGTGAAATTGGCCTGCAAAGGACATAGGAGTAGTAGTTGTAGAACAATGTAATGTTGTGCCCCTCTTGGCCACTAGGGGGCTGTGTTTTGTTACAGCCAGGTCATCTACTCAGCAAAAGACTCAAGCAACAGCTAAGTTTAACACTGTGATGATAATGTTCAATATAGGCTGGATACTGGTATCTGTGTTTCTGCAACAGTCACTATCTGGATGATTCTGCTGTGTGAAACCAATCAGCAACTGCCACAAGGCCACCATGACTTATCAAATAGTCATAGACCGCCTCTGTGGAACAGAACATGAAACGCCAAATCAAACGTTGCAGAATCTGTCTCTGCCAATCAGATAGTTTGGTCCTGTCTCCGCTGAGAGGAGCCACCAGCCCAGTCCTCCTTTAACCCCTGGGTGTCCTGTCCTCTCGGGGTCGTCCACAGGTCACAGGCAGCTGCTGCCTCACTTTTACAGCTTTACACTCGGACACGCTCCAAGCAGAAAAAAGCCCTCCGCAAGGTCGGTCGGAGAGGAAGGGAGTAGGCGgcagggggatttttttttttttcttttttttttttttgcatctggACTTCATTGTAGGGAGAGTCCCCGCAAACGGATGGGCAGCTGCCGGCGAGCCGCGggcctccccctctctccctctcgctctctcgctgtcccccccccccttccctttttGTCCGTCCTTCCTTCGttcccccccctcgcccccgccccccccgacAGGAAGTACAGGCTTGGATCCCAGTGGGGGTTCCTAATTCAAACCAGCCCAGTGGAACAGCCAGAGGTGGCCgctcccactcctctctctctctctctctctctctgtctctcgttcgcttgctctctttttctctctctctctctctctctctctctctctctctctctctctctctctctctctctctctctctcactaatattcttcttctctcgctctctctttctggcttCTACGGGCTTAGACTAGCTGCCCCCGCATGTCCTCccaacatatacacacacgctcacacacacacatgtgcacattagcacacaaacacacacacgcgccctATCCTCCAGTCTCGGAACAGCCGAAAGCTTTGGGCAGGTCACCAAACTCTTTGTGGTCTCACACACTCCCGGAAAGAGGGGGAGTGTGAGAAGAGGGGGCTGATGATTTagattgatgtgtgtgtgtgtgggggggggggggggctaataCATC encodes the following:
- the noc2l gene encoding nucleolar complex protein 2 homolog is translated as MAGKQKRKLEDLSVDEFLLSGFDSAGEEESGDETPKQNGLKKKKAAKSADPKKGKASEHKDQLSRLKSKDPEFYKFLQENDQTLLNFDDTDSSEDEEERKYHTLPNQLEDASSGDDDEEEQKDSTKKSKKAVETIKVTDKMIEDWRAAIKENPTPRVFREVTQAFKAAVATTKGEGGGQCRYKVADSSVFNALVLFCIRDIYVALQRMLNLKPDKVQKKPALPSSSPKWQKNQTDIKMYLSGLVQLLSCLTEATVITAVLRHTNQLVPYYLCLPKQCRHLIKQLMKQWSTGEETSRVLAFLGLNKICRHKQETYLNPILKQMYISYVQNCKFTSPNVLPMVNFMQRTLTEMYSLDTQASYQHAFIYIRQLAIHLRNAMTMKKKETYQSVYNWQYIHCLYLWCRVLSTLHPSDVLHPLIYPLCQVIIGTVKLVPTSRYYPLRMHCCRALTLLSSSTNTFVPVLPFLLEIFQQVDFNKKPGRMSKKPINFAVILKLSKVNLMEKAYREGLIDQLYDLILEYFHTQAGSIGFPELALPTIIQLKAFLKECKVANYCKPVRQLLEKVQENSSHITGRRQRAAFGVADATAVAAWEKQVQEEGTPLTRYYSQWKKLREKEIQLEISGKERMEDLDLPEIKRKKIQDKKAEDKKEFKDLFESDSSSDDDGPGLKMKGTKGRQGSDDEDDEDLEDLSDMSDDMEMEGGDSDDDEEEEEDKPSKAPKQLSTSALKELAEGDEDLVEDLELSDAEDD